A region of Chitinophaga horti DNA encodes the following proteins:
- a CDS encoding Crp/Fnr family transcriptional regulator, translating to MLEMFIQAMNRVLIQDAQPPLEQEVIDLIYQKAEIVQFPRKHKLVKAGRVSDQILFLNSGIARSYKYRFGKEQTTWFMQKGDMAMSPKSYITGLPSDETVELLTSAEVVMLKKFDQQHLYEQFRSVNYVGRRLIENYHVRVIDHLELVNLTAQQRYQVLLEQAPELLSQVPLKYVASFLGIHDKTLREVRAAR from the coding sequence ATGCTCGAAATGTTTATTCAAGCGATGAACCGGGTATTGATCCAGGATGCCCAACCCCCACTGGAACAGGAAGTGATCGACCTGATTTACCAAAAGGCTGAAATTGTTCAATTTCCGCGCAAACACAAACTGGTGAAGGCCGGACGAGTGAGTGATCAAATCCTTTTTTTAAACAGCGGCATCGCCCGCAGCTACAAGTATCGTTTTGGGAAGGAGCAAACCACCTGGTTTATGCAAAAAGGTGACATGGCAATGTCTCCTAAAAGTTATATAACTGGTTTGCCGAGCGATGAGACGGTAGAGTTGCTCACTTCAGCTGAAGTGGTCATGCTTAAAAAGTTCGACCAGCAACATCTTTATGAGCAGTTTCGATCGGTAAACTACGTTGGCCGAAGGCTGATAGAAAACTATCACGTGCGGGTTATCGATCATCTTGAGCTGGTCAATCTAACCGCTCAGCAGCGTTACCAGGTGTTGCTTGAGCAAGCGCCGGAATTGCTCAGCCAGGTGCCGCTGAAATATGTAGCCAGTTTCCTGGGTATCCATGATAAGACGCTCCGGGAGGTGCGTGCTGCGAGGTGA
- a CDS encoding response regulator transcription factor: MSIFKGKILLAEDDIKQATLLAETLLERGYDTTTYDNGLEAFSCFQRNADNIDLCLFDVRMQGLDGLTLTSRIRIQNERVPILLISALTSENDVCKGLMCGANDYVRKPLNLLEIELRIELWLRRTKKLIADTRDVIELADWKLDAKQMALIPPGKARPISLSDRKFVLMEYLARRQNKFISRSELLLSIWGVDDYFAGRSMDVFISHLRKYFKNQRKVNLNYDPTEGYMLKVKT; this comes from the coding sequence ATGAGTATATTCAAAGGAAAAATTCTCCTGGCCGAAGATGATATCAAACAGGCGACCCTGCTGGCCGAGACATTGCTTGAACGCGGTTACGATACCACCACATATGATAATGGGCTGGAAGCTTTTTCCTGTTTTCAGCGAAATGCGGACAATATTGACCTTTGTCTCTTTGATGTCCGTATGCAGGGACTCGACGGACTGACGCTGACCTCCAGGATCAGAATACAAAACGAACGCGTCCCCATCCTTTTGATTTCCGCATTAACTTCAGAAAATGACGTCTGCAAAGGTCTAATGTGCGGCGCCAATGATTATGTGCGCAAACCACTGAACTTATTGGAAATAGAATTACGCATTGAGCTGTGGCTGCGCCGCACCAAAAAGCTCATCGCCGACACCCGCGATGTTATTGAACTGGCTGACTGGAAGCTTGATGCCAAACAGATGGCGCTCATCCCGCCAGGAAAAGCCAGGCCCATCTCGCTGAGCGACAGAAAGTTTGTACTAATGGAATACTTGGCTAGAAGGCAGAACAAATTCATTTCCCGCTCAGAGTTACTGCTTAGTATATGGGGAGTTGATGACTACTTCGCCGGAAGAAGCATGGACGTCTTCATTTCACATCTCAGAAAATATTTCAAGAACCAGCGCAAAGTAAATCTGAACTACGATCCCACCGAAGGGTACATGTTAAAAGTAAAAACCTAA